From the genome of Mucispirillum schaedleri ASF457:
AAAAGTTAAATCTACGCCACCTATCATACTGACAACAGATGTTTCTTTTAAAAGAACTATAAACTCGCTGACAAGTGCAGGCATAATCTTTTTCACTGCCTGCGGTATAACTACCACTCTCATAGAAAGCCTGTATGACATACCCAGTGCCCTTGCTGCCTCCATCTGACCTTTATCAAGACCCTGAATACCGGCTCTTATTATTTCAGCCACATAAGCTGCTGAATTTAAACCAAATGCAAGGCTTGCTGTAACAAATACTGGAGTATCTGCCAGTCTGCCTACAAATATTACATAAGCAAGTATAAAAAGCTGCACAACAGTTGGAGTGCCTCTTATAACAGTAATATAAAAAAGTGCTATCTTTGGAACAGGATTAAATTGTTTTAAAAAAGCAAATTTTTTAGATTTTATATTTTTAAAAGGTCTTAAATCTGCAATCATCATAATAGATAAAAGCATACCTAAAAGAATACCAATAACAGCCGCAGTAAATGTTACACCCAGTGTAAAAATTAAGCCGTTTACTAAAAGCATATATCTATCATCAACAATAAATAAATTGTAAAGCAGATTTAAATATTTTTCCATTATTCACCTTATTAAAAATAATTAAACTGTATTATAGTAATTATTTCAAAAAAAGCAAAATAATTATTTGAAAAAATAATTATTTTTTTATCATTACCACACTCATAAAAAATTCTTCTGTATTATAAGGAAATTCTTTCATTAAATCATATATTTTCTGTTTTTCTGTATATGCATTAAATACTGCATAAGCAGTAGAAGGCTTGTTTATACATTTATCTAAATATTCTTTCAAAACTTTTCCATTATCTGATATTTTCATTATTATTACTGCTGCAAAAGATTCAAGTATATTTTCAATTTCCTTGTAATCTTCTGGATTTGGAATAATGGCTGCTTTATCTTTCCAGTCTACAATAGAATTGCCTGTTAATGATGCTGGTGCAAAAAAAGAAGATATACCTGTTACAGCCTTTAATACTACATTATGTTTTGCAAGCTCCTTATATATATCTGGAAATGATGAATATATAGTCATATCGCCCATTGTAACATAGCTTACTTTCATACCTTTTTCTAAATATTTAACTGTTTCAACTGCAAAGTGTTTAATATGAGCCTGCCTGTCGTTTTTATTTTCAGGATATTCATAAAATTTAAGTTTGCTGCCACAATTAATATTATCAAGCAGTTTTTTCACTTCATCATATCCGTTAAATACTTTGCCTCCGCTTAAAAATATTATATCGCTTTCTTCCAGCACCTTTTTTGCTTTTAATGTTATCATCTCATAATCGCCAGGACCAAGCCCGACTGCATATATCACTCTTTCCATAAATTCTCCCTGTGTTTCTGCATTACTACTTTTTTGTTAGTGAAATATTATACTGATTAAATTTGTATTATTGCTGGTAAACATTTTATACACTTAATCATTTAGATTTTTCTCCTTCAAAATCAGGCTCAAAATTACTTATATGATAAAACTTTAAATATATTAAAGGTATAGATATATAAGGCATTAATGGGATGTTATAAAAAAAGGGAATAGCATACTTATTTTATTATTGACTTTTTCTGTGACACATATTATATAATTTGTAGCACAAAAATATTCTACTTTTGATATATACCCCTTTTTATTAAAAATCCCTTTTGTAAAAACAAAAGGGATTTTTATATTATTACATATTATTCTGCTTTCTCTTTTTTTGGTCTGCCTCTTTTCTTAACTACCTGCTCTTGTTTTTCATTTTCTTTTATATCTTTTTTACTGTTATTATTATCTTCTTTTAAAGTGCTGCTGTTATCTGCCTGATTATTTGTTTCTGTTTCATTTGCAGAAGTTTCAACAAAAGTCTCTTTTACATCATTATAAGCCTTTTCATCTTCCTTTGCAGGTGGTAAAGCTGCCCGTTTACTTCTTATGCGTGTTATTATAAGAAGATATGCAAGAAGAATATTTAAAAGCAGTGATATAAGTGCTGAAATAATTGCTATATTGCGATACTGATTATTAGTGCTTATAGTATCTTTTAAATCAGCAAGTTCTGCTTCTACTGACGCAGCTTTTGCTGCTGCATGCTGTTTTTCTTCTTCTAAAACCTTAACTTTGTTTTCAAGCTCAGTAACTGCAATATCTTTTGCATTAACAGCACTTATAAGCTCATCTATTTCTTTTTGAAGGTTTAGTATTTCCTCAGCAGCTGCCTGCTGCCCTGTTGATGCACTGATTTGATTATCAAGAGATACTGACAATGCAGTATCTGCATTTTGTGAACCATTATCGCTGGAAGAATTATCTGCCTGTTTTATACCAAGTGCATCACAGCCAGAAAATACCAGTAAAGTAAGTATTAAGGAAATTACATATTTTTTCATACAATACTCCATAAATTTTATATACATCATTATTTACTATATTACTCTTGTTTGCAACAGTTTTTTATGACTTGATAAATATTTATTTATAAATTATATTATATTTAATAATAATTATCTATTAAGTAAATCATATTACTGCCGATAGCTAATATTATATATAGTAATACTGTGTGCATTAACAGCATAATGGTTACTATATAGATGGGGAATGTTTATGGATAAGATTGATATTTTAATGGCTGTGCTTGGTGCTGCGGCATATATGGCTATTATGGTAGATTTGCGTAATTATGAAAGAAAAATGGCAGCATTTGAAGCATTGCAGGAAAGACGGAGAAAATATGCAGAGCTGCAGGCTGAAAGACGCAAAGCAGAATTGGCTATGGAAAAATCTATTGAACAGGCAGTAAAAAGTAAAGAACAATCTAAACTTGCACCTAATATATTAGAAAAAGTAAGTAAAGCATAAGAATAAAGGTGACATTATGGATATAAATGACTTTAATAATTTAAGCGATATAGGAAAACTTGACTATGTGCTTGACTGTCTTTATAAAGCACATGGACTGTTTAAAATAATATATGAAAGCGGATGTGGATTTGAACAGCAGGTGCTTGATGAATTAGAGCATTTAGGTGATGAATTTTCCCGCATTGGCTTTATGGCAGAAAGCCATGACTACACAGGAGTATACGAAGATTTAAATAAAAATTTAACAAGACTGTCATCAATAGTGTCAGTAATAGATGAATATTTATATAAATACCGCAAAGTAAATTAAATTTTAATTATTCATAAATTACTGCTTGATTTTTTTCTTATTCTTTTATACATATATACTTCTAAAACAATTAATAATGTAATGGAAAGGTGTCCGAGTCTGGTTTAAGGGGCACGCCTGGAAAGCGTGTGTGGGGCAGCTCACCGAGGGTTCGAATCCCTCTCTTTCCGTTTTTTTATATCTAAATAGTATCAAAATTTTATAAAATTATGATTTATCACTCATATATTTCTAAAATAATTAATATAATGTTGAATAAACCTATTTTTATGTATATCTTTTAGTATATAGTTATCATTTTATATAACTTTTTTTATAACTCATCTATTGCAGTATAACAAAAAAATGTGTAAATTACATATAAAAACTTGATTTTATAGAACAAAAAATATACTATAATATCTTTAATTATATAAAACAGCAGGAGCAGCAATGTTTAAAGATTTAATAGAAAAGCTATTTACCCCAAGTCCAGATAAAATATTTAAAAAATTACAGCCATTAATTAATAATATTAACAGCCATGAAGAAAGGCTTAAAAGCCTTGATAACGATACTCTTTTTAACCAGACTGTTATATTTAGAAAAAGATTATCAGAAGGCGAAAGCTTAAATGATATTTTGCCAGAGGCTTTTGCAACAGTTAGAGAAGTTAGTAACAGAATATTAAAAATGCGTCATTTTGATGTTCAGCTTATGGGTGGCTATGTTCTTCATTCAGGTAAAATATCTGAAATGAAAACTGGTGAAGGTAAAACATTAGTTGCTACACTGCCTATGTATTTAAATGCTATTGAAGGAAAAGGGGCTCACCTTGTTACTGTAAATGATTATCTTGCTCGCCGTGATGCTTCTTGGATGGCACCAGTATACCTTGCACTTGGTCTTTCTGTTGGTATTATCCAAAGTGATGCATCTAAGCAGGCAGTATGGGATGATAAAGAAAATTTTACTATAAAACTTATAGATATTTCAAGGAAACAGGCTTATGCCTGTGACATTACTTACGGCACAAATAATGAGTTTGGCTTTGACTATTTAAGGGATAATATGAAATATGATTTATCTGAATATGTTCAAAGAGAGCTACACTATGCTATTGTGGATGAAGTAGACTCTATTTTAATAGATGAAGCAAGAACCCCGCTTATTATTTCAGGCCCTACAAATAATACTACTGACAGCTACTATGCAGTTAATAATGTTGTAAGGCTTTTGCAGCCAGAAACCCATTATACTATTGATGAAAAAAGAAAATCTGCTGATTTAACAGATGAGGGTATAAACTTTGTAGAAGCTGGGCTAAAAATTGGCAACCTTTATGATATCCAGAATGTAGACACTCTGCACTTTGTGAATAATGCATTAAAAGCCCATGCAGTTTTTAAACTTGATGTAGATTATGTTGTGCAGAATGGAGAAGTAGTAATAGTTGATGAATTTACAGGCAGGCTTATGCCCGGAAGAAGATATTCTGATGGACTTCATCAAGCATTAGAAGCAAAAGAAGAAGTGCAGGTGCAAAATGAAAACCAGACTTATGCATCTATCACTTTCCAAAACTATTTTAGAATGTATGAAAAACTTTCTGGTATGACAGGAACAGCATTAACAGAAGCTAATGAATTTAAAAGCATATATGGACTGGAAGTTGTGCCTGTTCCAACACACAGAAAAGTAAACAGGATAGACAGACCTGATGTAATTTACAGAACTGCTCAGGAAAAATATGAAGCTATTGTTAAAATTATAGGCGAGCTGCACAAAAAAGGGCAGCCTGTTCTTGTGGGAACTATCTCCATTGAAAAAAGTGAACTGCTTTCCCACATGCTGCAAAAAGCAAAAATAAAACATGAAGTGTTAAATGCTAAAAACCATGAAAGAGAAGCAGAAATTGTTGCCCATGCTGGTAAAATTGGTGCTGTTACTATTGCTACAAATATGGCAGGTCGTGGAACAGATATTAAATTAGGCGAAGGTGTGCAGGAATTAGGCGGATTATTTATTTTAGGCACAGAAAGACATGAATCACGCCGTATTGATAACCAGCTGCGAGGCAGGTCTGGAAGACAGGGAGATAATGGAGAAAGCAGATTTTATCTCAGCACAGAAGATGATTTATTAAGAAAGTTTGGTGCAGAAAAACTTTCTAAAATAATGAGCACATTAGGTTTACAACACGGAGAAGAAATAGAATCATCTCTTATTAGTAAGACTATAGAGAGTGCACAGAAAAAAGTGGAAGCATTCCATTTTGAAATGCGTAAACATTTACTTGAATATGATAATGTGGCAAATGCTCAAAGAAAAGTTGTATACAGCCTTAGAAGCCAGATTTTACAAGGCTCTGATATTGATGACATTATAAAGGAATATGCAAATGATGTTATCAGTGCACTGCTTGAAGATTTTATTACTCCGCAAAATCCAAACTATGAAGAAGCAGAAAAAATATTTGAAAGAATATTTGGTATAAAAACAGATTTATCTCAGGCTGATGCAAAACATTTAGATATTGCTAAAAAAGAATTGGCAGGTCAATTTGAAGCAAAATTTCAGGAAAGAAAACAGGAATTTAAAGACCATTTTGAAGATTTTTCAAAATATATTCTTATTAATACTCTTGATAACAGGTGGAAACAACATCTGCTGCATATGGACCATCTCCGTGATAGTGTAGGTCTAAGGGGTTACGGACAAAAAGACCCATTAATAGAATATAAAAGAGAAGCTTATACACTTTTTATTGAAATGATGGATAAAATAAACAGAGAAACAGTTGAGCTTATTATGAAAGTGCAGATACAAATGCAGACTCCAGAAGAAGCTGCTGCAGAAAATGCACGCAGGCTTAAACAACTGCAGGCTGAAAATAAAAAACAGTTAAAAGAAAAACGCTCACTTGAAAAAGAAACTAATAAAAAAACTGCAACTGTTAAAAGAAATGCACCAAAAATAGGAAGAAATGACCCATGTCCTTGCGGCAGTGGTAAAAAATATAAAAACTGTCATGGTGTGCAAGGCTAATTAATATATATTAGGTGATATATGAAAAAATTATTATTGTTACTTTTTATATTAGTATGTTTTACTGCTTTTGCAGAAGATAAAAAGAATACTGACTATATGAAACAGTTATCTGATATTAAAAGTTTATCAGCAGAGTTTAAACAGATAAATAATTTAAAAGATTACGGTGAAGATATATATACAGGTAAAGTATATATAAATATGAAAGAAAAAGCATTGTGGGATTATACTGAGCCTTATTCATCATGGTATCTTATAACAAATACAGATATTAACCATTATGATGAAATCAATAACCAGCTTATTAAAATGAAAACAAAAGACTATAAAGAATATGCTCTTTTGCAGGTTTTGATGGATTTTTCTCAGCTTAGCAAAAGTTTTAGTGCAGAGCAGAAAGACAATACATTATATTTAAAACCAAAAAATGATACAGGGCTTGCCTATATTAATATTGTATTTAAAAATGATGTAATATCTGAAATAAACAGTAAAGATAATGCAGGAAACTTAACTACTATAACTTTAAGCAAAGTAGAAATTGATAAAAAAATAAGCGATTCATCTTTTAAAAAGAAACTGCCAAAAGATGTTAATGTTTTTAATCAGTAAATGCAGATAAATATTTAAATATAAAGCTTAATATTGGCACATTTGAAGTAATTAAAAAAGGTTTTGAAAGAACATTTAATTTATATGGAGCTTGCTATTAGCATATTTTAAGTAATTTTTCTACAAATTTAGCTTAAATAAAATGGAAACTTACCCAAAAATTTTGCCCTATAAATTATTTTGAGCCTGATTTTAAAGATGAAAAATCTAAATTATATATATTAAAGTATTGTATAATATATTTAACTTATCTGTTTTTTAGATACTTCGCTTAAAAATCAAGATCAGTAAGACACGGAAGCAGGCTCAGGACAAGCCGAAAGTGAGCGATAACCAAACTTGTTTCAGCAGAGTGTGATTTAAAAAATTCAAGGGGAGTGTATTTTACTACTCTTCGCTCCAAGTATAGAAAACGGCTTGCCATTTATATGGGAAAGACCCCGTTTTTGGCTATGCAAGGACTTTCCAAGCAAGTAGCGATGGAATTAAAAGTCCGTAGCTGGAAAGTATTTTTTTAATAAAGAATAAATTATAATATACTTCTCTTTATCACTCTCAGTATGACTATATTGTCACATTGCAGTCATTTTGAGCCTGATTTAAAGGCGAAAAATCTAAATTATATATTATCGTTTTTACTCTAATACTTTCTGCATTATTTCAGAGGGTGTAAGGTTTAATATTTCTGATGCTTTTTTACAGTCTTCCCATTCTGGAAAAAGCCTTTCTATATCTTTATATTTTATGCGTTTTAGTTTAATTTTCTCACCCATAACTTCTTTTTCTATAAAATCTCTTTCCGCAGTTATTCTGTTGACTTTTTCTATTCGCATACCTATTGTGCTTGAATATTTAAATAAAGTATATATTATCTCATCTTTATCTTTTTCTACACACATTATATTTACAATATACAGTGGTCTGTTTTTTTTGCCAAAAGCAGGTATGAAGCATACATCTTTTGCCCCTTTTTCCATTAGTTTTTCATGCAGATAGCCTAAAAGTTCACCTGTCATATCATCTATATTTGTGGTAATGTTTATTATACTGTCATTATAAGTATTTTCTAAAATAATGGCACGCATAAAGTTTGCCATACCTTTAAACTCTTTCTGACCTGTTGAAAAACTGTCCTTTATCACAATTCCTGTAAAAGAATTTGTATATTCTGATACATTAGTTTTAAGCAGTGCTGCACCAGTTGGTGTTATCATCTCCCCTTCTGTATCTACTCTTTTTAAAGGCATATTTTCTAATATTTTAAGAGTTGCAGGGGCAGGAACAGGCATTATACCATGAGCTGCATTAATATATCCATAACCAGTTACAGGAATATTTGATATTACTCTATCTATTTTTAACTGATTTAAAAGCCAGCATGCTCCAAAAACATCAATAATAGTATCTACTGCACCTATTTCATGAAAATGAACTTCTTCTATACTTATTCCATGAACTTTGCTTTCAGCTTCTGCTATTACTTCAAAAGTTTTGACTGCATTATCTTTTATCTGCTGGCAGCATTCAGCAGAATATATCATATTTTTAATATTTTCTAAATGTCTGAAAGGCTCCCCTTCTATATCACATTTTATAGCAAGCCTGTTGCAGCAGACAGCATTTCGCCACACTGTTTCAAGCTCTAATTGAACATGCTTATTAAGCATTTTTGACAATATTTGTGATAATTCTTTACTGTCTGCTCCAAGTCCTAAAAGCCCTGCAAGCATAATATCGCCAGAAATACCAGAAGTCA
Proteins encoded in this window:
- a CDS encoding amino acid ABC transporter permease: MEKYLNLLYNLFIVDDRYMLLVNGLIFTLGVTFTAAVIGILLGMLLSIMMIADLRPFKNIKSKKFAFLKQFNPVPKIALFYITVIRGTPTVVQLFILAYVIFVGRLADTPVFVTASLAFGLNSAAYVAEIIRAGIQGLDKGQMEAARALGMSYRLSMRVVVIPQAVKKIMPALVSEFIVLLKETSVVSMIGGVDLTFGAKSIASVTYRAAEPWIVVALIYLALTTIFTYFMRKIEKRLRESD
- a CDS encoding precorrin-2 C(20)-methyltransferase, translated to MERVIYAVGLGPGDYEMITLKAKKVLEESDIIFLSGGKVFNGYDEVKKLLDNINCGSKLKFYEYPENKNDRQAHIKHFAVETVKYLEKGMKVSYVTMGDMTIYSSFPDIYKELAKHNVVLKAVTGISSFFAPASLTGNSIVDWKDKAAIIPNPEDYKEIENILESFAAVIIMKISDNGKVLKEYLDKCINKPSTAYAVFNAYTEKQKIYDLMKEFPYNTEEFFMSVVMIKK
- the secA gene encoding preprotein translocase subunit SecA, whose product is MFKDLIEKLFTPSPDKIFKKLQPLINNINSHEERLKSLDNDTLFNQTVIFRKRLSEGESLNDILPEAFATVREVSNRILKMRHFDVQLMGGYVLHSGKISEMKTGEGKTLVATLPMYLNAIEGKGAHLVTVNDYLARRDASWMAPVYLALGLSVGIIQSDASKQAVWDDKENFTIKLIDISRKQAYACDITYGTNNEFGFDYLRDNMKYDLSEYVQRELHYAIVDEVDSILIDEARTPLIISGPTNNTTDSYYAVNNVVRLLQPETHYTIDEKRKSADLTDEGINFVEAGLKIGNLYDIQNVDTLHFVNNALKAHAVFKLDVDYVVQNGEVVIVDEFTGRLMPGRRYSDGLHQALEAKEEVQVQNENQTYASITFQNYFRMYEKLSGMTGTALTEANEFKSIYGLEVVPVPTHRKVNRIDRPDVIYRTAQEKYEAIVKIIGELHKKGQPVLVGTISIEKSELLSHMLQKAKIKHEVLNAKNHEREAEIVAHAGKIGAVTIATNMAGRGTDIKLGEGVQELGGLFILGTERHESRRIDNQLRGRSGRQGDNGESRFYLSTEDDLLRKFGAEKLSKIMSTLGLQHGEEIESSLISKTIESAQKKVEAFHFEMRKHLLEYDNVANAQRKVVYSLRSQILQGSDIDDIIKEYANDVISALLEDFITPQNPNYEEAEKIFERIFGIKTDLSQADAKHLDIAKKELAGQFEAKFQERKQEFKDHFEDFSKYILINTLDNRWKQHLLHMDHLRDSVGLRGYGQKDPLIEYKREAYTLFIEMMDKINRETVELIMKVQIQMQTPEEAAAENARRLKQLQAENKKQLKEKRSLEKETNKKTATVKRNAPKIGRNDPCPCGSGKKYKNCHGVQG
- a CDS encoding LolA family protein; the encoded protein is MKKLLLLLFILVCFTAFAEDKKNTDYMKQLSDIKSLSAEFKQINNLKDYGEDIYTGKVYINMKEKALWDYTEPYSSWYLITNTDINHYDEINNQLIKMKTKDYKEYALLQVLMDFSQLSKSFSAEQKDNTLYLKPKNDTGLAYINIVFKNDVISEINSKDNAGNLTTITLSKVEIDKKISDSSFKKKLPKDVNVFNQ
- the larC gene encoding nickel pincer cofactor biosynthesis protein LarC; this translates as MRELYLDMTSGISGDIMLAGLLGLGADSKELSQILSKMLNKHVQLELETVWRNAVCCNRLAIKCDIEGEPFRHLENIKNMIYSAECCQQIKDNAVKTFEVIAEAESKVHGISIEEVHFHEIGAVDTIIDVFGACWLLNQLKIDRVISNIPVTGYGYINAAHGIMPVPAPATLKILENMPLKRVDTEGEMITPTGAALLKTNVSEYTNSFTGIVIKDSFSTGQKEFKGMANFMRAIILENTYNDSIINITTNIDDMTGELLGYLHEKLMEKGAKDVCFIPAFGKKNRPLYIVNIMCVEKDKDEIIYTLFKYSSTIGMRIEKVNRITAERDFIEKEVMGEKIKLKRIKYKDIERLFPEWEDCKKASEILNLTPSEIMQKVLE